Proteins from one Octopus bimaculoides isolate UCB-OBI-ISO-001 chromosome 19, ASM119413v2, whole genome shotgun sequence genomic window:
- the LOC106877825 gene encoding leukocyte elastase inhibitor isoform X1, with amino-acid sequence MLKKRDGFVLLFIVVTLQTITEINSRKMKSSNQHQEIKNLAASIDYFTSSLFQDMVIGINENVFMSPFSVATILSMVYLGAKQNSAEQLKNVLNVTSTPNALALAYKKYFSVQKNSNEANMSKSVNRLYVDDKFPILKSYKHKISNYFFTDIKNVDFIKKAERIRIDINKWVKKETYNEITDLLPSKSLSSDTVLLLVNAMHFEGMWAERFPEKVTSSREFHLSSGKTISYDSMFISEDFNTKISHNYKAVELPYMGEKFSMFVILPNKMDGLAALEKEINAEFLKEIKERKGFKQLSLELYLPKFHFQSAFELSDTLQNLGLSDIFDASKANLSGISSRKNLYVNKFFHKTFIDVNEKGTEAAAASGEVVINPVSAQTGTIFDVNHPFIFLIADRRIKMIYFIGKVTNPAD; translated from the coding sequence aaattaataGCAGGAAGATGAAATCATCTAACCAGCACCAAGAGATTAAAAACCTGGCTGCATCAATTGATTATTTTACATCCAGCCTTTTTCAAGATATGGTCATAGGAATCAACGAAAATGTCTTCATGTCCCCCTTCAGTGTTGCTACCATTTTATCAATGGTTTATTTGGGAGCAAAACAAAACTCAGCTGAACAGttgaaaaatgttttgaatgtaACTTCAACACCAAATGCATTAGCTTtggcttataaaaaatatttttcagttcagAAGAATTCAAATGAAGCTAACATGAGTAAATCGGTAAATCGTTTGTATGTTGATGATAAATTCCCAATATTGAAAAGCTATAAGCACAAGATTTCAAACTATTTTTTTACGGACATTAAAAATGTAGATTTCATAAAAAAGGCTGAAAGAATAAGAATTGATATTAACAAGTGGGTTAAGAAAGAGACTTATAACGAAATCACAGATCTGTTACCAAGTAAAAGTTTGTCCTCTGATACAGTGCTACTTCTCGTTAATGCCATGCACTTTGAAGGAATGTGGGCTGAAAGATTCCCAGAAAAAGTAACGTCATCTAGAGAGTTTCATTTAAGTTCTGGCAAGACTATATCTTATGATTCTATGTTTATATCTGAagattttaatacaaaaataagcCATAACTATAAAGCTGTAGAGTTACCTTACATGGGGGAGAAATTTAGTATGTTTGTAATTCTTCCTAATAAAATGGATGGTCTTGCTGCTTTAGAGAAGGAAATTAATGCAGAATTTCTCAAagaaattaaagagagaaaagggttTAAACAATTATCTCTCGAgttatatttaccaaagtttCATTTTCAAAGTGCTTTCGAGTTATCAGATACTTTACAAAATCTTGGTCTTTCTGATATTTTTGATGCCAGCAAAGCCAATTTATCAGGAATAAGTAGTCGGAAGAATTTGTATGTGaataaattctttcataaaaCATTTATTGATGTAAATGAAAAAGGAACAGAAGCTGCAGCTGCAAGCGGAGAAGTGGTAATTAATCCAGTATCAGCCCAGACGGGAACAATATTTGATGTTAATCACCccttcatatttttaattgctgatagaagaattaaaatgatttatttcatcgGCAAGGTAACAAACCCAGCAGATTAA
- the LOC106877825 gene encoding serpin B3 isoform X2, protein MKSSNQHQEIKNLAASIDYFTSSLFQDMVIGINENVFMSPFSVATILSMVYLGAKQNSAEQLKNVLNVTSTPNALALAYKKYFSVQKNSNEANMSKSVNRLYVDDKFPILKSYKHKISNYFFTDIKNVDFIKKAERIRIDINKWVKKETYNEITDLLPSKSLSSDTVLLLVNAMHFEGMWAERFPEKVTSSREFHLSSGKTISYDSMFISEDFNTKISHNYKAVELPYMGEKFSMFVILPNKMDGLAALEKEINAEFLKEIKERKGFKQLSLELYLPKFHFQSAFELSDTLQNLGLSDIFDASKANLSGISSRKNLYVNKFFHKTFIDVNEKGTEAAAASGEVVINPVSAQTGTIFDVNHPFIFLIADRRIKMIYFIGKVTNPAD, encoded by the coding sequence ATGAAATCATCTAACCAGCACCAAGAGATTAAAAACCTGGCTGCATCAATTGATTATTTTACATCCAGCCTTTTTCAAGATATGGTCATAGGAATCAACGAAAATGTCTTCATGTCCCCCTTCAGTGTTGCTACCATTTTATCAATGGTTTATTTGGGAGCAAAACAAAACTCAGCTGAACAGttgaaaaatgttttgaatgtaACTTCAACACCAAATGCATTAGCTTtggcttataaaaaatatttttcagttcagAAGAATTCAAATGAAGCTAACATGAGTAAATCGGTAAATCGTTTGTATGTTGATGATAAATTCCCAATATTGAAAAGCTATAAGCACAAGATTTCAAACTATTTTTTTACGGACATTAAAAATGTAGATTTCATAAAAAAGGCTGAAAGAATAAGAATTGATATTAACAAGTGGGTTAAGAAAGAGACTTATAACGAAATCACAGATCTGTTACCAAGTAAAAGTTTGTCCTCTGATACAGTGCTACTTCTCGTTAATGCCATGCACTTTGAAGGAATGTGGGCTGAAAGATTCCCAGAAAAAGTAACGTCATCTAGAGAGTTTCATTTAAGTTCTGGCAAGACTATATCTTATGATTCTATGTTTATATCTGAagattttaatacaaaaataagcCATAACTATAAAGCTGTAGAGTTACCTTACATGGGGGAGAAATTTAGTATGTTTGTAATTCTTCCTAATAAAATGGATGGTCTTGCTGCTTTAGAGAAGGAAATTAATGCAGAATTTCTCAAagaaattaaagagagaaaagggttTAAACAATTATCTCTCGAgttatatttaccaaagtttCATTTTCAAAGTGCTTTCGAGTTATCAGATACTTTACAAAATCTTGGTCTTTCTGATATTTTTGATGCCAGCAAAGCCAATTTATCAGGAATAAGTAGTCGGAAGAATTTGTATGTGaataaattctttcataaaaCATTTATTGATGTAAATGAAAAAGGAACAGAAGCTGCAGCTGCAAGCGGAGAAGTGGTAATTAATCCAGTATCAGCCCAGACGGGAACAATATTTGATGTTAATCACCccttcatatttttaattgctgatagaagaattaaaatgatttatttcatcgGCAAGGTAACAAACCCAGCAGATTAA